A single region of the Plantactinospora soyae genome encodes:
- a CDS encoding WXG100-like domain-containing protein, with the protein MSIELPHHLGWVHELCGSTWLAADEDRLFDLARRLRMSAAALRELDQDVDLVARDVVANNDAESIYAFGQTSRRSHYNHQLAAQATDLIGDMAVSLGLAIQAAKITLLGVLGLTATRIVRAKAAAQFVPGTSADEAFEAAAAGRVAIAMTLRRLQVFIEVDVATHMRGAIMETLVRIKSANSPSAAEPAPDEGQRAAAGAAAQGYDATPGTPEGTGPDPTAT; encoded by the coding sequence GTGAGCATAGAGCTCCCCCACCACCTCGGCTGGGTGCACGAGTTGTGCGGCAGTACCTGGCTGGCGGCGGACGAGGATCGTCTCTTCGACCTCGCCCGCCGCTTGAGGATGTCCGCGGCGGCCCTGCGGGAACTGGACCAGGACGTGGACCTGGTGGCTCGGGACGTCGTCGCGAACAACGACGCCGAGTCGATCTACGCCTTCGGGCAGACCTCGCGCCGGAGCCACTACAACCACCAGCTGGCGGCCCAGGCGACCGACCTGATCGGTGACATGGCAGTGAGCCTCGGCCTCGCCATCCAGGCCGCCAAGATCACCTTGCTCGGCGTCCTGGGCCTGACGGCGACCCGGATCGTGAGAGCGAAGGCGGCCGCCCAGTTCGTCCCCGGTACCTCGGCCGACGAGGCGTTCGAGGCGGCTGCGGCCGGCCGGGTGGCGATAGCCATGACGCTCCGCCGGCTACAGGTGTTCATCGAGGTGGACGTCGCCACCCACATGCGTGGCGCGATCATGGAGACCCTCGTCAGGATCAAATCGGCCAACTCCCCGTCGGCCGCCGAGCCCGCGCCGGACGAAGGCCAACGCGCCGCCGCAGGTGCCGCGGCGCAGGGCTACGACGCCACGCCTGGCACACCGGAGGGCACCGGTCCCGATCCGACGGCGACGTAG
- a CDS encoding WXG100 family type VII secretion target, which translates to MNKWVAVDVDHVRRSATKISDYGHDLIELTRRLATDITPVPGWGDEHGGATFASVYAEITELAFHKYGLLATDLDDLAANLRRIAVEWEGSDDRAGTMIGKIGRGL; encoded by the coding sequence GTGAATAAATGGGTAGCCGTCGATGTCGACCATGTCCGGCGCAGCGCCACGAAGATCTCCGATTACGGCCACGACCTGATCGAGTTGACCCGCCGCCTCGCGACGGATATCACGCCGGTCCCCGGCTGGGGAGACGAGCACGGCGGCGCGACCTTTGCGAGCGTGTACGCGGAGATCACCGAACTGGCTTTCCACAAGTACGGACTACTGGCAACAGATCTGGACGACCTCGCTGCGAATCTGCGGCGGATCGCGGTCGAGTGGGAAGGCTCCGACGACCGTGCCGGAACAATGATCGGAAAGATCGGTCGCGGCCTGTGA